The following proteins come from a genomic window of Rutidosis leptorrhynchoides isolate AG116_Rl617_1_P2 chromosome 10, CSIRO_AGI_Rlap_v1, whole genome shotgun sequence:
- the LOC139873283 gene encoding uncharacterized protein, which yields MGDHFVFLVDRLLTESTLEATIESRNHLSYSLASTNDIVIDCSAHMNQESGFSPKKLVECRICQDEDFDSNMETPCSCCGSLKYAHRKCVQRWCNEKGDNICEICHQQFKPGYTAPPPVFRLGGIPANFRGHWQIARRDIINNPVDFSDDNFVDQEYDQYADSTAKSILCFRAVAVIFMILLILRHALPIFANGVGSYSVPVFLLLVVRTLGIIVPIYIILRTTTALLNRRNQLTSNPSTSSFSSDDEADPTPSTTHRSG from the exons ATGGGTGATCATTTTGTGTTTTTGGTTGACCGGTTGCTTACTGAATCAACATTAGAGGCTACAATTGAAAGCAGAAACCACCTTTCATATTCATTAGCATCTACTAATGATATAGTGATTGATTGTTCTGCACATATGAATCAAGAAAGTGGTTTTAGTCCTAAAAAATTGGTTGAATGTAGAATATGTCAGGATGAAGATTTCGATTCGAATATGGAGACTCCTTGTTCTTGTTGTGGCAGCTTAAAG TATGCTCATCGCAAATGTGTTCAAAGATGGTGTAACGAGAAGGGTGATAATATATGTGAAATATGCCACCAG CAATTTAAGCCAGGGTATACAGCACCACCTCCCGTTTTTCGATTAGGAGGCATTCCGGCAAATTTCCG GGGGCATTGGCAGATTGCAAGGAGAGATATAATCAATAATCCCGTTGATTTTTCTGATGATAATTTTGTTGATCAAGAGTACGATCAGTATGCAGATTCCACGGCCAAAAGTATTCTATGTTTCCGTGCAGTTGCCGTCATT TTTATGATTCTCCTGATTTTGCGTCACGCACTACCCATATTTGCAAATGGAGTGGGAAGTTATTCTGTACCGGTGTTTTTG TTACTAGTTGTACGAACTCTAGGAATCATAGTACCGATATACATCATCCTAAGAACCACGACAGCCTTGTTGAATCGACGAAATCAGCTA ACATCTAATCCATCAACATCATCTTTCTCGTCTGATGATGAAGCCGATCCAACGCCTTCAACCACACATCGGTCTGGTTAA